A genomic window from Peromyscus maniculatus bairdii isolate BWxNUB_F1_BW_parent chromosome 1, HU_Pman_BW_mat_3.1, whole genome shotgun sequence includes:
- the LOC102908767 gene encoding pancreatic triacylglycerol lipase-like, translating to MLPLWTFAVLLGAVIGREVCYNRLGCFSDDYPYGGTLERPLKVLPWSPTLVNTRFLLYTNENPNSYQVITADASSIRNSNFKTSRKTHFVIHGFTDKGEDSWLSNICKNIFQVESANCICVDWKGGSRTGYTQATQNVQIVGAEIAYLVKAFQSDFGYSPSNVHLIGHSLGSHVAGEAGKRLNGAIGRITGLDPAEPYFQNTPEVVRLDLSDAQFVDVIHTDSAPMIPNMGLGMSQTVGHLDFFPNGGKEMPGCQKNALSQIVDMDGIWEGTRDFVACNHLRSYKYYTDSIVNPTGFAGFPCASYSDFTSDKCFPCPSGGCPQMGHYADRYSGKTSRVGQIFYLNTGDASNFARWRYQVTVTLSGEKVTGHVLVSLFGNGRNSKQYEIFKGYLQPGKTLTSEIDSDVDVGDVQKVKFIWYNNVINPTLPKAGASRITVERSDGRVFNFCSSSTVREDVLLTLTSC from the exons ATGCTGCCGCTGTGGACCTTTGCAGTACTGCTGGGAGCCGTAATTG GACGAGAAGTCTGCTACAATAGACTCGGCTGCTTTAGTGATGATTATCCATATGGAGGAACTTTGGAAAGACCTCTCAAAGTGTTGCCCTGGTCTCCAACTCTTGTCAACACCCGCTTCCTCCTGTACACTAATGAGAACCCCAACAGTTACCAA GTGATCACTGCAGATGCTTCAAGTATCAGGAACTCCAATTTCAAAACGAGCAGAAAAACCCACTTCGTCATTCACGGATTCACAGACAAGGGGGAAGACAGTTGGCTGTCCAACATCTGCAAG AACATCTTCCAGGTGGAAAGTGCAAACTGCATCTGTGTGGACTGGAAAGGCGGCTCTCGAACTGGATACACTCAGGCTACACAGAACGTGCAAATCGTAGGTGCAGAAATTGCATATTTGGTTAAGGCCTTTCAG TCTGACTTTGGATACTCACCCTCCAATGTTCACCTCATCGGTCACAGTCTGGGTTCCCATGTTGCTGGCGAGGCTGGAAAGAGGTTGAATGGGGCCATTGGACGAATCACAG GGCTGGATCCAGCTGAACCTTACTTTCAGAATACACCTGAAGTTGTCCGATTGGACCTCAGTGATGCCCAGTTTGTGGATGTAATTCACACAGATTCTGCCCCTATGATCCCCAACATGG GATTAGGAATGAGCCAAACTGTGGGTCACTTAGATTTCTTCCcaaatggaggaaaagaaatgCCTGGATGCCAGAAGAATGCTCTCTCTCAGATTGTTGACATGGATGGAATCTGGGAAG GGACTCGTGACTTTGTGGCCTGTAATCATTTAAGAAGCTACAAGTATTACACAGACAGCATTGTCAACCCAACAGGCTTCGCTGGGTTCCCTTGTGCCTCATACAGTGACTTCACTTCA GACAAGTGCTTTCCATGCCCGAGTGGAGGGTGCCCACAGATGGGTCATTACGCTGACAGATATTCTGGGAAAACAAGTAGAGTGGGCCAGATATTTTACCTAAACACTGGTGATGCCAGTAATTTTGCTC GCTGGAGGTACCAGGTGACTGTCACCCTGTCTGGAGAGAAAGTCACAGGACATGTACTGGTCTCCCTGTTTGGAAATGGAAGGAACTCTAAGcagtatgaaattttcaa GGGCTATCTCCAGCCTGGAAAGACTCTTACCAGTGAGATTGACTCTGATGTGGATGTCGGGGATGTACAGAAGGTTAAATTTATTTGGTATAACAACGTGATCAACCCAACTCTACCCAAAGCAGGAGCATCGAGGATCACAGTGGAAAGAAGTGATGGCAGAGT GTTCAACTTCTGCAGTTCCAGCACTGTGAGGGAGGACGTCCTGCTCACCTTGACATCATGTTAA